A stretch of Rhizobium sp. TH2 DNA encodes these proteins:
- a CDS encoding DUF502 domain-containing protein: MTEIPHKPPFGVRLRNNFLTGLIICAPIAITIWLTWTFIRWADSWVKPLIPARYSPENYLTFAVPGFGLLVALILITIVGFLGKNLIGRTIVEAGESVLDRMPLVRSIYKGLKQIFETVLRERTNSFKKVGMIEYPSPGFWSVVFVATDAQGEIATRFSDKGMEMAAVFLPPTPVPTAGFLIFVEKKKIMELDMSTEDAAKLLISGGLVTPKWSPKQLPAPPSISAA, translated from the coding sequence ATGACCGAAATTCCGCATAAGCCGCCGTTCGGCGTCAGGCTACGAAACAATTTCCTGACCGGGCTCATCATCTGTGCCCCGATTGCCATTACCATCTGGCTGACCTGGACCTTCATCCGTTGGGCCGACAGCTGGGTCAAGCCGCTTATCCCCGCGCGCTATAGCCCCGAGAACTACCTGACATTCGCTGTGCCCGGCTTCGGGCTTCTGGTTGCCCTTATCCTCATCACGATCGTCGGATTTCTCGGCAAGAACCTGATCGGCCGCACCATTGTCGAGGCGGGCGAGTCGGTGCTGGACCGGATGCCGCTCGTGCGCTCGATCTACAAGGGCCTCAAGCAGATTTTTGAAACGGTTCTCCGCGAGCGGACGAATTCCTTCAAGAAGGTCGGGATGATCGAGTATCCGTCGCCGGGGTTCTGGTCCGTGGTTTTTGTCGCAACAGACGCTCAAGGGGAGATCGCCACGCGCTTCAGCGACAAGGGCATGGAAATGGCGGCGGTCTTCCTGCCGCCCACGCCGGTGCCCACGGCCGGCTTCCTGATCTTCGTGGAGAAGAAGAAGATCATGGAACTCGACATGTCCACCGAAGACGCGGCCAAGCTGCTGATTTCGGGGGGTCTGGTCACCCCAAAATGGTCGCCCAAACAGCTACCGGCTCCGCCATCGATTTCCGCCGCCTGA
- the glmS gene encoding glutamine--fructose-6-phosphate transaminase (isomerizing): MCGIVGIVGNHSVAPRLVDALKRLEYRGYDSAGVATVHAGQLDRRRAEGKLVNLERRLTEQPLDGNSGIAHTRWATHGAPTEANAHPHFTDGVSVVHNGIIENFAEIKHELTAEGVTFNTQTDTEVVAQLLAKHLRDGKTPRGAVEAMLKRVTGAYALAILFRDEPGKIYASRSGPPLAIGYGKDEMFLGSDAIALAPFTNQISYLNDGDWAVITVGSAEIFDADGTPVKRARQQSTATSFMIDKGNHRHFMEKEIHEQPESISHTLGHYIDFAESRIKPVEGIDFANISSLAISACGTAYLAGLTGKYWFERYARLPVEIDVASEFRYREIPLNPNSAALFISQSGETADTLASLHYCREAGLRIGAVVNVRESTIARESDVVFPILAGPEIGVASTKAFTCQLTVLAALAIQAGRARGTLTAAAEKQIVRHLAEMPRVMAKVLNTIQPQIEALARDLSKFKDVLYLGRGTSFPIAMEGALKLKEISYIHAEGYAAGELKHGPIALIDENMPVIVIAPHDRFFEKTVSNMQEVAARGGRIIFITDEKGAAATDLPTMATIVLPEVDEVIHPMIFTLPIQLLAYHTAVFMGTDVDQPRNLAKSVTVE, translated from the coding sequence ATGTGCGGCATTGTCGGCATCGTCGGGAATCATTCAGTCGCTCCTAGACTGGTCGATGCGCTCAAGCGGCTGGAATACCGAGGCTATGATTCCGCAGGTGTGGCCACGGTTCACGCCGGCCAGCTCGATCGCCGTCGCGCCGAGGGCAAGCTGGTCAACCTGGAGCGCAGGCTGACTGAGCAGCCGCTCGACGGCAATTCCGGCATTGCGCATACCCGTTGGGCCACGCACGGCGCGCCGACCGAAGCCAATGCGCATCCGCACTTCACCGATGGCGTGTCCGTCGTCCATAACGGCATCATCGAGAATTTCGCCGAGATCAAGCACGAGCTCACTGCGGAAGGCGTGACCTTCAACACCCAGACCGACACGGAAGTGGTGGCGCAGCTGCTCGCCAAGCATCTTCGCGATGGCAAGACGCCGCGCGGCGCCGTCGAGGCAATGCTGAAGCGCGTCACCGGCGCCTATGCGCTGGCCATCCTCTTTCGGGACGAGCCGGGCAAGATCTACGCCTCGCGTTCCGGTCCGCCATTGGCGATCGGCTACGGCAAGGACGAAATGTTCCTGGGGTCCGATGCGATCGCACTGGCGCCGTTCACCAACCAGATTTCCTACCTCAATGATGGCGACTGGGCGGTTATCACCGTTGGTTCGGCGGAGATTTTCGATGCTGATGGCACGCCGGTCAAGCGGGCGCGCCAGCAATCGACGGCAACGTCCTTCATGATCGACAAGGGCAACCACCGGCATTTCATGGAAAAGGAAATCCACGAACAGCCGGAGTCGATCTCGCACACGCTGGGTCACTACATCGATTTCGCCGAGAGCCGGATCAAGCCGGTAGAAGGCATTGATTTCGCCAATATTTCGAGCCTCGCCATTTCAGCTTGCGGCACGGCCTATCTGGCCGGGTTGACTGGCAAATACTGGTTCGAGCGCTATGCACGCCTGCCGGTCGAGATCGATGTCGCCTCGGAATTTCGCTACCGGGAAATCCCGCTCAATCCGAATTCCGCCGCGCTCTTCATCTCCCAATCGGGCGAGACGGCCGATACGCTGGCTTCCTTGCACTACTGCCGCGAGGCGGGCTTGAGGATTGGCGCCGTCGTCAATGTCCGTGAATCCACTATCGCACGGGAATCCGACGTCGTGTTCCCGATCCTGGCTGGTCCCGAGATCGGCGTCGCCTCGACCAAGGCCTTCACCTGCCAATTGACGGTCCTGGCCGCACTTGCGATTCAGGCGGGCAGGGCGCGTGGTACGCTGACCGCTGCCGCAGAGAAGCAGATCGTCAGGCACCTCGCCGAAATGCCGCGCGTGATGGCCAAGGTGCTGAACACGATCCAGCCGCAGATCGAGGCGCTCGCGCGCGATCTCTCGAAGTTCAAGGATGTACTCTATCTCGGCCGCGGCACCAGCTTTCCGATCGCCATGGAAGGTGCGCTGAAGCTCAAGGAGATTTCCTATATTCATGCCGAAGGCTATGCCGCTGGCGAGCTGAAGCATGGGCCAATCGCGCTGATCGATGAGAACATGCCCGTCATCGTCATCGCGCCCCATGACCGGTTCTTCGAGAAGACAGTGTCGAACATGCAGGAAGTGGCCGCGCGCGGCGGCCGGATCATCTTCATCACCGACGAGAAGGGGGCCGCCGCCACCGACCTTCCCACCATGGCGACGATCGTGCTGCCCGAGGTCGATGAGGTCATCCACCCGATGATCTTTACGCTGCCGATCCAGTTGCTGGCCTATCACACGGCTGTCTTCATGGGCACCGATGTCGATCAGCCGCGCAATCTGGCAAAATCGGTCACGGTGGAGTGA
- the glmU gene encoding bifunctional UDP-N-acetylglucosamine diphosphorylase/glucosamine-1-phosphate N-acetyltransferase GlmU, protein MSDRVLAVVLAAGESTRMKSTKSKVLHTVGNLPMITHVMIALERTGVTDVALVVGRDAGPVIAAASSGSLKVTPYEQKERLGTGHAVLAARAEIAKGYDQVIVAYADAPLIEPGPLAEARDKVRAGFDVAVIGFRTDKPTGYGRLLEADGELVAIREEKDATAEERKVTLCNSGLMAIDGAKALALLGKITNNNVKGEYYLTDIIEILRGEGGKAATVEAPLDTVAGCNNRAELAELEAIWQRKKRHELMISGVTMIAPETVFLSYDTQIGQDTMIEPNVVFGPGVMVEPNAVIHAFSHLEGAYVASGANVGPYARLRPGANLRANAKVGNFVEIKKAEIGEGAKVSHLTYIGDATIGPRANIGAGTVTCNYDGFNKFDTVIGADAFIGSNSSLVAPVNIGEGALTASGSVITEDVPAGAAAFGRARQMNKLGYGTEIAARNRALKESKKKT, encoded by the coding sequence ATGAGTGATCGCGTTCTTGCGGTGGTGCTCGCCGCGGGCGAGAGCACGCGGATGAAATCGACGAAATCCAAGGTGCTGCATACGGTCGGCAATCTGCCGATGATCACCCATGTCATGATCGCGCTCGAGCGGACCGGTGTCACCGATGTCGCCCTGGTGGTCGGTCGCGATGCTGGTCCGGTGATTGCCGCAGCTTCGAGCGGTTCGCTGAAAGTCACACCCTACGAACAGAAGGAACGCCTGGGCACCGGCCACGCCGTGCTTGCAGCGAGGGCCGAGATCGCCAAGGGATACGATCAGGTCATCGTCGCCTATGCCGATGCGCCGCTGATCGAGCCCGGGCCGCTTGCCGAGGCGCGCGACAAGGTTCGTGCCGGCTTTGATGTGGCGGTAATCGGGTTCCGCACCGACAAGCCGACCGGCTATGGACGGCTGCTGGAAGCGGATGGCGAGCTGGTGGCGATCCGCGAGGAAAAGGATGCCACGGCGGAGGAGCGAAAGGTCACGCTCTGCAATTCAGGCCTGATGGCGATCGACGGCGCCAAGGCCTTGGCGCTGTTGGGCAAGATCACCAACAACAATGTCAAGGGCGAGTATTACCTCACCGATATCATTGAAATCCTGCGCGGCGAGGGCGGCAAAGCCGCCACGGTCGAAGCGCCGCTGGATACCGTGGCGGGCTGCAACAACCGTGCCGAACTCGCGGAACTCGAAGCGATCTGGCAGCGCAAGAAGCGCCACGAACTGATGATCTCAGGCGTGACGATGATCGCGCCGGAGACGGTGTTCCTCTCTTACGACACGCAAATCGGCCAGGATACGATGATCGAGCCGAACGTGGTCTTCGGACCCGGCGTCATGGTCGAGCCGAACGCGGTGATCCACGCCTTCTCGCATCTCGAGGGTGCCTATGTCGCCTCGGGCGCCAATGTCGGGCCGTATGCGCGGCTGCGGCCGGGCGCCAATCTTCGCGCCAATGCCAAGGTCGGCAATTTCGTCGAGATCAAGAAGGCCGAGATCGGGGAGGGCGCCAAGGTAAGCCATCTCACCTATATCGGCGACGCCACGATCGGCCCGCGCGCCAATATCGGCGCCGGCACGGTGACCTGCAATTACGATGGCTTCAACAAATTCGATACCGTCATCGGCGCCGATGCCTTTATCGGCTCCAACTCGTCGCTTGTGGCGCCGGTGAACATTGGAGAAGGCGCACTGACCGCATCTGGCAGCGTCATTACCGAAGACGTTCCCGCCGGAGCCGCAGCCTTTGGGCGTGCCCGCCAGATGAATAAGCTCGGCTATGGCACGGAGATAGCGGCGCGCAACAGGGCGCTGAAGGAATCGAAGAAGAAGACCTAG
- a CDS encoding hemolysin family protein encodes MTEIIVIFFLLLLNAFFAMSELAIVSASKPLLRQKAKQGNTRAAAALALAEDSGNFLSTVQVGITLVGILAGTYGGASITEKLGPVLNAYQVIAPYGHALAGAIVVALITYFSVIIGELIPKQLALRNAEAIAMIVALPMSILSKITAPVVYLFETSARVLMRLLGIRGADGEEVTEAEVHAVLAEGAESGVFEKSEHEMLRRIISLADRSVKSIMTHRTEMVAIDINDSWEEVIEAVQSAGHSRYPVIDGDNDTVVGAVRAKNILRASLSPKNFQMKNYVEEIPSVPEMTTCLKAFEIFKSSNIHMAVIVDEYGSTEGIVTSADLLEAVIGILPSNYDDVEDIAIRERDDGSWLIDGRTPIHEMQLTFGLDQLSTDDGYETIAGFLVQQLRKNPVEGDKFESFGYVFEVIDMDGRRIDKILMARARSVQSNSDAA; translated from the coding sequence CTCCGCAAGCAAGCCGTTGCTGCGGCAGAAGGCCAAGCAGGGAAACACTCGCGCCGCCGCCGCGCTCGCCCTTGCCGAGGATTCAGGGAACTTTCTCTCCACGGTCCAGGTCGGCATCACGCTGGTCGGCATTCTGGCCGGTACCTATGGCGGCGCCTCGATCACTGAGAAGCTGGGACCCGTACTCAATGCGTACCAAGTCATCGCACCCTATGGTCACGCGCTGGCAGGCGCGATCGTCGTGGCGCTCATCACTTATTTCTCGGTGATCATCGGGGAGCTCATCCCGAAGCAACTGGCGTTGCGCAATGCGGAGGCGATCGCGATGATCGTCGCCCTGCCGATGTCGATTCTGTCGAAGATCACCGCGCCGGTCGTCTATCTCTTCGAAACTTCGGCGAGGGTTCTCATGCGGCTGCTCGGCATCAGGGGCGCCGACGGCGAGGAAGTCACCGAGGCCGAAGTGCATGCGGTGCTAGCCGAGGGCGCTGAGAGCGGCGTCTTCGAAAAGTCCGAGCATGAAATGCTCCGCCGGATCATCTCGCTCGCCGACCGCTCGGTCAAATCGATCATGACTCATCGTACCGAGATGGTGGCGATCGACATCAACGACAGCTGGGAAGAAGTGATCGAGGCGGTGCAATCCGCAGGTCATTCGCGCTATCCCGTGATCGATGGCGACAACGATACCGTGGTGGGCGCGGTGCGGGCGAAGAATATTCTCAGGGCTTCCCTCAGCCCGAAGAATTTCCAGATGAAGAATTACGTGGAGGAGATACCCAGCGTCCCCGAGATGACGACCTGCCTCAAGGCTTTCGAGATTTTCAAGAGTTCCAACATCCACATGGCCGTCATCGTCGATGAATATGGTTCGACCGAAGGCATCGTCACCTCGGCGGACCTGTTGGAGGCGGTCATCGGCATCCTTCCGTCGAACTACGACGATGTCGAGGATATCGCCATCCGCGAGCGTGACGACGGCTCCTGGCTGATCGACGGTCGCACGCCTATCCACGAAATGCAGCTGACCTTCGGTCTCGATCAACTGAGCACCGATGACGGATATGAGACGATCGCCGGATTCCTCGTCCAGCAGCTGCGCAAGAACCCGGTCGAGGGCGATAAATTCGAGTCCTTCGGTTATGTCTTCGAGGTCATCGACATGGACGGCCGCCGGATCGACAAGATCCTCATGGCGCGCGCCAGGTCCGTCCAGTCGAACAGCGACGCCGCGTGA